Part of the Sinomonas atrocyanea genome is shown below.
GCATGGCCCTCGTGGCCGGCTCGCTCCTGCTCGTGCCGGTGTTCTTCATGGCCCGCCCTGACTACGGGCAGATGGCGCACGACTTCGTGGTGCCCGGCATCCCGGCAGGCTCCGACATCGCGGACGTCACCCTGCTCATCATCGCGATCGTGGGCACGACCATCGCCCCGTGGCAGCTGTTCTTCCAGCAGTCCTACGTGATCGACAAGCGCATCACGCCCCGGTACATGAAGTACGAGCGGGTGGACCTGTGGCTCGGAATCGCCATCGTGGTGCTCGGCGCGGCCGCGATCATCGGCTTCACGGCCGCGACCTTCGCGCACGGGCCCGAGGCCGGCCACTTCACCGACGCCGGCGGGGTGGCCCGGGGCCTGGGCTCGCACGTGGGCCGGCTCGCCGGGATCCTGTTCGCCGTCGCCCTCATCGACGCCTCCGTGATCGGGGCGGCGGCCGTGGGCCTCTCCACCTCCTACGCTCTCGGCGACGTCCTGGGCCTCAAGCACTCTCTGCACCGCAAGCCCAGCGACGCCAAGGGCTTCTACGCCGCCTTCGCGGGCATCATCGCCCTCTCCGCCGTGATCGTCATCATCCCCGGCAGCCCCCTCGGGCTCCTCACCGTGGGCGTGCAGGTCCTCGCGGGCGTGCTGCTGCCCTCCGCCACTGTGTTCCTGCTCCTGCTGTGCAACGACCGGCAGGTCATGGGCCCCTGGGTCAACGGCCGGGCCATGAACGTCTTCACCTCCGCGGTGATCGCCGTCCTGGTGATCCTCTCCGTGGTCCTCACCGCCGCGGTGCTGTTCCCGGACATCAGCGGCGCCGCGATCCTGCAGATCCTGGGCGGCGGGGCGCTCCTTGCCCTGCTCGCGGCGGCAGGGATCGCCGTCGTGCGCCTCCGCGCCGCGGCGAGCGGGAAGGCGGCCCCGGCCGCCCCCGTGGACCGTTCCCAGCGGGCCGCCTGGCGGATGCCGCCGCTGGCGCTGCTGGAGCGGCCCCGGCTGTCCGTGGCCCGGCGTGCGGGACTGAGCGTGCTGCGCGTGTACCTGCTCGTGGCGATGGTGCTCGTGATCGTCCGGGTGGTCCAGCTCGCCGTCGCCGCAGGCTAGACGGCCGGCCTCAGGCGCGCCGGAGCCGGCGCAGCACGAGGGCCAGGCCCACGAAGGCCAGGGCATTCGCGACCAGGATCACGGTCACCGCGGCGGCCGGGCTGGCAGCGTAGGCGGCGCCGAGGATGCCGCCGGCGGCGAGCAGGCCGAGGCCGCGGACGAGGGCGAGCCAGCCGAACGCCACCGCGCGGGAGTGCGAGGGGACCAGCTCGGTGACCACGGCCTTGACGGTGGAGTCCAGCACGCCGTTGACAATCCCCCACACCGCAGCGCCCGTCCAGACCAGCGGGGCGCTGGCGCCGAAGGAGATCGCGGCGACGGCGGCCGCGGCGGGGACGGCGAGGAGCACGAGCGGGCCACGGCGGTCGTAGAGCCGCCCCACCACGAGCCCGCTGAGCCCGTCCACGGCCATCGCAACGGCGAAGACCACCGGGACGAGGGCGTCGCCGAGGAGCCAGGTGGTCTGGGCGCGGAAGGCCATGAGCGGGAACGGCGCGACGCCGCAGGAGAGAACCGCCACCGCGGCCGTGTACTGCCAGAACCTAGCCGGCAGGTGGGCCCGGGCCATGCCCTTGGCGTCCGGGCCGCGGGCGGGGGCGGGAGCACCGCCGTCGTGCTCGTAGACGGCTGGGTCCGGCACGCGGGTGCGCAGCCAGGCGAGCATCGCCAGGACGAGCACCCCGGGGACGGCGAGCACGCCGAAGGCGAGCCGGTAGTCGCCCTCGTTCCAGGCCAGGACGGCTGCCAGGAGCAGGGGCCCGAGCATGGCGCCCGTCTGGTCCAGCGCCTGGTGGACGCCGAAGGCGCTGCCGCGGCCGGTCCTGGTCGAGGCGTGGGAGAGGAGCGTGTCCTTGGCCGGGGAGCGGACGGCCTTGCCGAGCCGCTCGGTGCCGTACAGCAGCAGCGCCGGGGCGATCAGGCCCGTGGCCCCGATGAGCGGGACGCTCAGGACGGTGAGGGCGTAGCCGGTGATGGTCCATGCCCAGTAGTGCTGGGTGCGGCGCACCGCCAGGCCGGAGAGCACGCGCAGGCCGTAGCCGATGAACTCCCCCGCCCCGGCCACCAGGCCCACCACGGTGGCGCTGGCGCCGAGCGTGCCCAGGTAGGGGCCGATGATGCTGCGGGCGCCCTCGTAGACCATGTCCGCCAGCAGGCTCACCACCCCGAAGGCGAGGACGAAGTGCCAGGGGCGCAGCAGGGGCGCGCGCTCCTGGGCGGCGGGGCTGCCGTTCGCCATGCGGGGATCTCCTTGGGGGCGGGGAAGCGGGGCTGGCCGAGGCCGGAGGTCAGACTACCGCGCGGACCCGAGCGCGCGCTGCGCTCACCGGCGGGGATTCACCCGCGCAACACGGGGTCCGTGCTAACGGCCGGCCCCTCCCTGCCGACCTGTCTAGAGGGGGGATCAATATCCACTCCCAGACCAAGGAGGAAAACCTTGTCGTTCTTCACCGCGCTCGTCACGAGCAAGCTTGCAGCCGGGGCGCTGGCCGCCGGCACCCTGGCGGTGGGCGGCACCGCCGCAGCCGCCTACGCCGGCGGCCTGCCCGAGCCGCTCCAGCAGGGCGCACATTCCCTCATCGGCGCCCCCGCTCCCAGCACGCTGACCGGCCGCACGCTGAGGGTCGGGGCGGCGACCGCCGCCCCGACCGACACGGCGTCTCCCAGCTCGTCGGCGAACGGCACGGCGACCGCGTCGCCGACGGACACCGCAGCCCCCGCCCCCTCCCCTACCGAGACGGCCGAGCCTGCCGGCGCGGCGGAGCCGACCGAGACGGCCGAGCCTGCCGAACCGGCCACCGAGGCGGCCCACCCTGCCCCGACCGGAGCGGCCCTGGCCGGCCAGTGCAACGCCTATGCCCACGGCGGCCTCGGCGGCGCCGACCTGAGCGCCGAGTGCGAGGGCGTCGCTGCCCCGGGCAATTCGGCCGCCCACCGCCAGGATGGCGAGGCCGAGCACGGTGCGGGCGCCGCTGCCGGGGCTGCTGCCGCGGCGGCCCAGGCCGCGCAGGAGGCGGCAGCCCACCAGCAGGAAGCCGCACAGGAAGCCGCAGCCCACCAGCAGGAAGCCGCACAGGAGGCGGCTTCGCACCAGCAAGAGGCTGCACAGGAGGCGGCTTCGCACCGCGCCTCTGAGGGCGGCAGCCACCACTGACCTCGGGAGAGCGCAGAAAGGGGGAGGTCGCCAGCCTGGCGGTCTCCCCCCTCTCGCTCGGTCAGCGCCACGTGTGCAGGGCTGCCAGCTTCCGGCGGAACAAACCCCTAGGGAGTCAGGAGCGGTCGGCGGAGCCCTGCCCTGTGGGCCGGCCGGGGCACATGCTGGGGCGGTTCGGTCCGGTGTGCCCGGCCGAGCTTCGCCAGGGCCGAGGAGACGCAGGTCTGGGCGGTCTTCTGGGCCACCGCCATCTCGTGGGCGATCTGCCGGTTCGTCAGCCCGCGGTGCAGCAGCTCGAGCACCCGGGATTCCTGGGGGCTCAGGTCGAGGCCCCGGCGCATGACGGCCTCCTCGATCGCGCCCTCGAGGGCCCACTCCTCGTCCTCGGGATCGAAGAGGAGCTCCCCCGCGGCGGCGCGGCCGATCGCCGCGCCGAGGTCCCCGCCGGAGATCTGCTCCGGCAGGCAGCCGCACGCCCCGGCGAGGACGGCCTCCCGGCGGGCCCTCGCGTCCCGGTCCCCGGCCACGATCACGCAGGTGATCGCCGGGTCCGCCGAGCGCACCTGCAGGCAGACCTCGCCGCCTGTTCCGTCGCCGAGGCGGGAATCCAGCACCGCCACGTCCGGCCGCAGCGCGAGGATCTGGGCACAGGCCTCGTCCGCAGAGCCGGCCTCTCCCACAACGGCCATCCCCTGCGCCTCGAGCAGACGCCTGCGCGTATGCCGGGCCGATTCGCGGCCGCTGAGGAGGTAGACCCGAATCGGCACGCCGTCCGTTCCGCTGCGCCCCATCTGCCTGCTCCCTTCCTTGCCTCCTGATTCAAGTGGACGGCCAACGGGAGCTGCGAAGTAGGGGCAATCGTCCCGGGGTCGGGCCTCGGCGGCGTCCGGCGGCGTCCGGGCGGCGGATTCTTCCCCGGAATGCGCCCTCTCGTAGAGTTGAGGGGTCCCTAGCGCGAGCCGAGGAAAGGCGGGTGGGAGCGTGCGCGCAGCATTCCGGCTCTCCCGCGCCGCCGTGGTCACCGCCGCCACCGTCCTGCTCGCCGTCGCCGCCCACACGGCGGCCGGCGGAGCCGTCCCGGACCCGCTGATCCTGCTCGGGCTGCTGGCCCTGACGCTGCTGCCCACGGCGTGGCTCTCGGGCAAGCGCCTCACCCCCGCCACGGTGCTCGGTCTCCTGGGCACCGGGCAGTTCGTCCTGCACTCGGCCTTCGACGGCCTCTCCGAGTCCGCGGCCTCCCTGCAGCTCTCCCCTGCCGCCGGGCACGTCCACGTCCTCGGCGCGGCCTCGCCGGGCGCCCCGGTCGGCCACGTCCACGGGTACAGCCCGGAAATGCTCGCCGCGCACGCGCTCGCGACCCTCGCTGTCGGCCTCCTGATCGCCAGGGGCGAGGCAGCCCTGTGGGCGCTGCTGGCGTGGCTGAGTCCCCTCGTCCGCCTGCTCCTGGTCCGCGCGCTCGCGCCCGCCGCCGCTCTTCCGGCCTACGCCCCGAAGGCGTTCCCGAAGATCTGGCGCGGCCTGCGGCTTCCAGCCCTCCGCGGCCCACCGGCGTCCGCCGCCGCCTGCTGAGGCGGCCTCCGGACACCCGCACACCCGGCGGGCAGCCCATGCCTGCCCGCCTCCGCCCCGGCGCGAGCGCGCCCGGGCGGGCCAAGACGAAGGCCAGGAACACCCATGAAGAGCTCCTTCCGCCGCGCCCTCACGGTCGCGGCCACCACCGCAGCGACCGCCGCACTGATCGGCACCGGCGCCGCGGCCGCCAACGCCCATGTCTCCGTCAGCCCGGACGACACCGGCGCCGGCGGGTTCTCGCACCTCACCTTCAACATCCCCAACGAGTCCCCGACCGCCAAGACCACGAAGGTCGAGGTCAAGCTCCCCACCGACACCCCGTTCACCTCGGTCTCGGTCAAGCCGGTCGAGGGCTGGAGCGCCCAGGTGGTCACCACCACCCTGCCCAAGCCGGTCACCGTGGCCGGCGCAACCGTCACGAAGGCCCCCACCGAGGTGGTCTGGACGGCCGACGCCGCCCACGAGATCGGCCCCAACGAGTACCAGGCCTTCTCCCTCTCCGTCGGCCGGCTCCCCGCCGCCGGCACCACCGTGGTCCTGCCCGCGACCCAGACGTACACCGACGGAAAGGTCGTCACCTGGGACCAGAAGGCGGAGGCGGGCAGGGAGGAGCCGGAGCACCCCGCGCCGTCGTTCACCACCACCGCGGCCGACGACGCCGCCCCGAGCCCATCGGCATCACCGCAGACCGCTGCCCCGGCCTCCCAGACCACGGACGCCACCGCAGCCTGGGGCCTCGGGCTCGGCGTGCTCGGCGCCGTCCTCGGTGCCGCCGCCCTCGGGCTCGTCCTGGCCGGCCGCCGCCGGGCCGCGAAGTAAGGGGGACGAGCCATGCGCACCACTGCACGTGCCCGCCTCCTGCGCACCGCCGCGAGCGTCCTCGTCGCCGCGGCCGCCCTCCTCCCGGCCCCAGCGGCCCAGGCGCACGACGTCATCGAGTCGACCAACCCGGCCGACGGGTCCACTGTGGCGACCCTGCCGGCGTCGGTGGTCCTGACGTTCGACCACACGCCCATCGGGGTGGGCACCGAGATCCTCGTCAAGGACCCCACCGGGACCAACCAGGCGGACGGGCCGGCGAAGATCGTGGACACCAGCGTCACCCAGCCCCTCAAGTCCGGCGCCCCCGCCGGGAAGTACACCGTGGTGTGGCGCGTGGTCTCGGCGGACTCCCACCCCATCGAGGGCACCTTCACGTTCACGGCCAAGGCCGCTGGCGGCGCTGCGGCTGCGGCCTCGGGGGCCCAAAGCGCGGGGGCCCAGAGCACGGGGGCCGCGCAGTCGGCCCCTGCGCAGGCCGCCCCCGCGTCGGGCTCTTCTGCCTCCGGCTCCTCCGGCGGCGCGATGGCGCTGTGGCTGGGCATTGGCGCGGCCGTCCTGGTGCTGGTGGCGCTGGCGGCGTTCTTCGTCCGGCGGGCCCTCAGGCCCGGCCTGGAGGAGTAGCCTCCGCCCGACACCCCGGGAACCCGGCCTCGGGTTCCTGGGGTGCCCCGGCCGGTCACGCCGAGCGCAGCTCGGCCTCGAGGCGTTCCACGTCTGCGCGGTGGCACAGCTCGGTGGCCGGGGTCATCACGGCCGCGCTCCCGGCAGCCACGGCGGCCCTGAAGGCCTCCCCGGCGGGGCGTCCCTGCGCCATCCGCAGGACGAATGCTGCCATGAAGCTGTCCCCGGCGCCGACGGTGCTGACCACCGGCACGCTGGGGACCCGCAGGCGCAGGACGCCGGAGCTCGACGCCAGGGCGGCGCCCCGCGCGCCCAGGGTGAGGGCGACGTACTCGGCTGACCCTCCGGAGACCAGCGCGGCGGCCGCGTCCATCTGGTCCTGTTCGCTCTCGAGGGCCCCGCCCGCGTGCTCCGCGAGCTCGCGCAGGCTGGGCTTGACCAGGAACACGCCCTCACTGAGGGCCCTGCCGAGGGCGGAGCCGGAGGCGTCGACGAGGCAGCGCGCACCGTTCTCCCGCGCGAGGCGGGCCACCCGGGCATAGAAGTCGTCCGGCACCCCCGGCGGCAGGCTCCCGCTGGCCACCACGTACCCGCCCCGTGGGACCGTGTGCGCCACGAGATCGAGGCAGCTGACCCACTCGGCCTCGCTGAGTTCAGGGCCCTCCAGCACGAACCGGTACTGCCGGCCGCTCGAGGTCTCGTCCACGGTGAAGTTCTGGCGCGTGCTGCCCCGGATGGGCACCACGAGGCTGGGGACGCGCTCGGCCTCGACGAGACGGCGGTAGGCCTCCCCGGTGGGGCCGCCCGCGGTGAACAGGGCCACGCTGCGCCCTCCGAGCCGCTGGATCACCCGGGCCACGTTCACGCCGCCCCCGCCCGGGTCCACCCGGCTGGCACCGCACCGGAGCTTGTGGCTGCTCTCCACCTTCGCCGTCGCGGTGCTGATGTCCAGGGCCGGGTTGACCGTCAGCGTCAGGATCTGCCTCGCCCCGGAGGGCTGTGCCCCTTCCATGGCCACAGCTTACGGACCTCCGCAAGGGTGCGTACTGGGCCAGTGGCGGCCGCCGGCGAGGGTACGTACACCTTCTGGGAATCCCCGTGGAATAGCCTGAGCGCAGCCTGAAAAGACGGGTACGGATTACTCGGGCGCCCCATGGGTCCCAATTTTTACGCTCCTTCTACCACGCTGCCGGCACCCGGCCAGCGGCGGCAGGGTAGGGGGGAACCCGCTCATGGAGCCCAGTGGAAGACCCAGCATGCGCGGCGCCCTGCGCCACGTGCTCCGGAGGCCGCCGCGGGCACTCGCAGCGCTCCTGGCCGGGGCCCTCGCCGGTGCGGCACTGCTGACCGGCCCCGCAGCCTCGGCCGACGTCGGGACCATTGCCCACGACACCCTCCGCACCGGGTGGGACAGCGATGAGAGCGCCCTCTCGCCCGCAGGGGTGGCCTCCCCCAACTTCGGCAAGCTGTTCTCCGCCGCGGTGGACGGGCAGGTGTACGCGCAGCCGCTCGTGGTCGGCCAGACGGTCGTCGCGGCCACGGAGAACAACGCCGTCTACGGCCTCGACGCCGCGACCGGCGCGGTCAAGTGGACCCGCTCCGTGGGCCCCGCCTGGCCCGCCGCCGCCATCGGCTGCGGGGACCTGGTGCCCAACATCGGCATCACCTCGACCCCTGTCTACGACGCGGCCACGAGCAGCGTGTTCCTCACCGCGAAGACGAACGACGCCGGGAACGCGCAGCTGCCCCACTGGTACATGCACTCGATCGACGTCACCACCGGCGCCGAGCGGGCCGGCTTCCCGGTGATGATCGACGGCGCCCCGACCAACGATCCGACCCGGCCCTTCAACGCCTTCACGGCCATGCAGCGGCCAGGCCTGCTGCTCATGGGCGGGGTGGTGTACGCCGGCTTCGCGAGCCACTGCGACCACAGCCCGTTCGTGGGCTATGTGGTCGGGGTCTCGACGGCGGGCAAGCAGACCACGATGTGGGCCACCGAGACGCGGATCAGCAATGCCGAGGGCGGCATCTGGCAGTCCGGCGGCGGGCTGGTCTCCGACGGGCCGGGGCGGATCCTGTTCTCGACCGGCAACGGGATCGCCCCACAGAAGTCCCCAGGGACGTCCCCGCCGTCGACCCTCGCGGAGTCCGTGGTGCGGCTGCAGGTCGGCACGGACGGCAACCTGACGGCGAAGGACTTCTTCAGCCCGGCCGCGAACGTGAAGATGAACCAGGATGATGCGGACCTGGGCTCCGGGGCGCCGATCGCGATCCCGGACGGCTACGGCACCTCCGCGCACCCGCACCTGATGGTGCAGACTGGCAAGGACGGGCACATCTACCTGCTCGACCGGGACGCGCTGGGCGGCATGGCCCAAGGGGTCAACGGCACCGACGCGGTCGTGGACACGGCCGGGCCCTACAACGGGGTGTGGGGGCGCTCGGCGTTCCTCGGCACCACGCAGGGCGGGTATGTCTACCAGGTCGAGAACAAGGGCTACCTGCGGGCGTCGAAGCTGGTCCCCAACAGCTCGGGCGGGGTCAAGCTCGCCTCGGTGGGCACCTCCACCGGCACGTTCGGCTACACGTCCGGCTCGCCGGTGGTCACGTCCTCGGGCACGGACGGCTCCTCCGCCCTGGTCTGGGTCATCTACACGGACAACAACACCGGGGCCAACGCCCAGCTGCGCGCGTACCGGGCCATCCCGGACAGCACGGGCAAGCTCGCGCAGGTCTTCAGCGCCCCGATCGGCACGGCCTCGAAGTTCACCTCACCCGCCACCAACTCCGGGAAGGTGTACGTGGGCACCCGGGACGGTCACGTGCTGGGCTTCGGCATCCCGACCAAGGCGGCGGTCGGGTCGACCAGCGGCGACCTGGGCCAGGTCGCGGTCGGCGCGAGCTCCACGACGACCGTGACCATCACGGCAACGCGCGCGGTGACGATCAGCTCGGTCACCACGAGCGCCCCGTTCGGGATCGGGTCCGTGGCCCTCCCGAAGGCCCTGGCCTCCGGCGCGAGCCTCGGCATCCCCGTGACGTTCGCCCCCACGACCACCGGGGAGTCAGACGGCACCCTGACCGTGAAGACCTCGGACGGCGAGACCGTCCTGCTGGGGGTTCACGGGATCGGCACCAAGGACGGCCTCGGCGCCACGCCGACGTCGCTCGCCTTCAGCAACGTGCCGACCGGCACGGTCAGCCAGCAGACCGTCAACATCGTCAACACGGGCACGACGGCGGTGTCGGTCACCGGAGTGACCCTGCCCGCCGATGCGAGCCTCGTCACGGATCCGACCACGGTGCCCGCGATCGGGTCCACGATCCAGCCGCTCGCCTCGGTCCCGGTCTCGATCGCCTTCAAGCCGACCGTCGCTGCGTCGATCACGGACTCCATCACCGTCACGAGCAACCTCGGCGGGGTGACCGTGCCCATCGCGGCGACCTCCATCTCGGGGGCGTCCCACCTGCAGGTGCCCGCGTCCCTCGACTTCGGCGATGTGGCTGTCGGGACCTCGTCCACGCGCTCGTTCCAGATCCAGAACACCGGCAACATCCCGATGACGATCACCAAGGCGAAGGCCCCGCAGGGCGTGTTCACCACCACGACCCCCGTCTCCGAGGGCCTGACCATTCCTCCGGGCGACTCGGTCTTCCAGAGCGTGACCTTCACGCCCACCGCCTTCGGGCAGGCCGGGACCGCGGACACCTACTACCTCATCACGGCCGACGACGGCTCCGGCGCCCAGGAGGTCATGCTCACCGGCAACGGCATCGACGATCCCGTCGCCGCCTACGCGGCGAAGATCGGCGCCGGCCGGTGGGCCTCACCGCTCGGCCAGGCCCTCACCGCCGAATACAGCGTGGGCACCGGCACGTGCCAGGACTACACCTCCGGCATCATCTGCTGGTCCCCGACCACCGGCGCGCACGAGGTGCACGGGGCCATCTACACCCGCTACGCCGCGGCGGGCGGCCCGAGGGGCTACCTCGGCTTCCCGACCACGGACGAGACCAAGACGCCGGACGGCATCGGGGCGTACAACCACTTCTCCGGTTCCAGCGGCGGGTCGATCTACTGGACCTCGGCGCTCGGGGCCCATGAGGTCCACGGTGCGATCCGGGCGCGGTGGGCTGCGAGCGGGTGGGAGAAGGGCCCCTTGGGCTACCCGACCACCGATGAGCTGGGCACCCCGGACGGGGTGGGCCGGTACAACCACTTCAACGGTTCCGGCGGCGCCTCCATCTACTGGTCGCCGAAGACCGGCGCGCACTCGATCCAGGGCGCGATCCGGGCCAAGTGGGCA
Proteins encoded:
- a CDS encoding NRAMP family divalent metal transporter → MTPMPHAPAPTRPATEMPAPSDSAVLDAAHVGDIHGAFGTIRLDGPSSHSTWKRRLKTLLAIAGPGLIVMVGDNDAGAFGTYTQAGQNYGTSLLWTLLLLVPVLYVNQEMVLRLGVVTGVGHARLILERFGKFWGAFSAIDLFILNALTIVTEFIGISIGLDYLGVPKVPGVLVSALVVVAAASTGSFRRFERVCMALVAGSLLLVPVFFMARPDYGQMAHDFVVPGIPAGSDIADVTLLIIAIVGTTIAPWQLFFQQSYVIDKRITPRYMKYERVDLWLGIAIVVLGAAAIIGFTAATFAHGPEAGHFTDAGGVARGLGSHVGRLAGILFAVALIDASVIGAAAVGLSTSYALGDVLGLKHSLHRKPSDAKGFYAAFAGIIALSAVIVIIPGSPLGLLTVGVQVLAGVLLPSATVFLLLLCNDRQVMGPWVNGRAMNVFTSAVIAVLVILSVVLTAAVLFPDISGAAILQILGGGALLALLAAAGIAVVRLRAAASGKAAPAAPVDRSQRAAWRMPPLALLERPRLSVARRAGLSVLRVYLLVAMVLVIVRVVQLAVAAG
- a CDS encoding MFS transporter, with the translated sequence MANGSPAAQERAPLLRPWHFVLAFGVVSLLADMVYEGARSIIGPYLGTLGASATVVGLVAGAGEFIGYGLRVLSGLAVRRTQHYWAWTITGYALTVLSVPLIGATGLIAPALLLYGTERLGKAVRSPAKDTLLSHASTRTGRGSAFGVHQALDQTGAMLGPLLLAAVLAWNEGDYRLAFGVLAVPGVLVLAMLAWLRTRVPDPAVYEHDGGAPAPARGPDAKGMARAHLPARFWQYTAAVAVLSCGVAPFPLMAFRAQTTWLLGDALVPVVFAVAMAVDGLSGLVVGRLYDRRGPLVLLAVPAAAAVAAISFGASAPLVWTGAAVWGIVNGVLDSTVKAVVTELVPSHSRAVAFGWLALVRGLGLLAAGGILGAAYAASPAAAVTVILVANALAFVGLALVLRRLRRA
- a CDS encoding response regulator transcription factor yields the protein MGRSGTDGVPIRVYLLSGRESARHTRRRLLEAQGMAVVGEAGSADEACAQILALRPDVAVLDSRLGDGTGGEVCLQVRSADPAITCVIVAGDRDARARREAVLAGACGCLPEQISGGDLGAAIGRAAAGELLFDPEDEEWALEGAIEEAVMRRGLDLSPQESRVLELLHRGLTNRQIAHEMAVAQKTAQTCVSSALAKLGRAHRTEPPQHVPRPAHRAGLRRPLLTP
- a CDS encoding YcnI family copper-binding membrane protein, whose translation is MKSSFRRALTVAATTAATAALIGTGAAAANAHVSVSPDDTGAGGFSHLTFNIPNESPTAKTTKVEVKLPTDTPFTSVSVKPVEGWSAQVVTTTLPKPVTVAGATVTKAPTEVVWTADAAHEIGPNEYQAFSLSVGRLPAAGTTVVLPATQTYTDGKVVTWDQKAEAGREEPEHPAPSFTTTAADDAAPSPSASPQTAAPASQTTDATAAWGLGLGVLGAVLGAAALGLVLAGRRRAAK
- a CDS encoding copper resistance CopC family protein — encoded protein: MRTTARARLLRTAASVLVAAAALLPAPAAQAHDVIESTNPADGSTVATLPASVVLTFDHTPIGVGTEILVKDPTGTNQADGPAKIVDTSVTQPLKSGAPAGKYTVVWRVVSADSHPIEGTFTFTAKAAGGAAAAASGAQSAGAQSTGAAQSAPAQAAPASGSSASGSSGGAMALWLGIGAAVLVLVALAAFFVRRALRPGLEE
- a CDS encoding 1-phosphofructokinase family hexose kinase, producing MEGAQPSGARQILTLTVNPALDISTATAKVESSHKLRCGASRVDPGGGGVNVARVIQRLGGRSVALFTAGGPTGEAYRRLVEAERVPSLVVPIRGSTRQNFTVDETSSGRQYRFVLEGPELSEAEWVSCLDLVAHTVPRGGYVVASGSLPPGVPDDFYARVARLARENGARCLVDASGSALGRALSEGVFLVKPSLRELAEHAGGALESEQDQMDAAAALVSGGSAEYVALTLGARGAALASSSGVLRLRVPSVPVVSTVGAGDSFMAAFVLRMAQGRPAGEAFRAAVAAGSAAVMTPATELCHRADVERLEAELRSA
- a CDS encoding Ig-like domain-containing protein, with the translated sequence MRGALRHVLRRPPRALAALLAGALAGAALLTGPAASADVGTIAHDTLRTGWDSDESALSPAGVASPNFGKLFSAAVDGQVYAQPLVVGQTVVAATENNAVYGLDAATGAVKWTRSVGPAWPAAAIGCGDLVPNIGITSTPVYDAATSSVFLTAKTNDAGNAQLPHWYMHSIDVTTGAERAGFPVMIDGAPTNDPTRPFNAFTAMQRPGLLLMGGVVYAGFASHCDHSPFVGYVVGVSTAGKQTTMWATETRISNAEGGIWQSGGGLVSDGPGRILFSTGNGIAPQKSPGTSPPSTLAESVVRLQVGTDGNLTAKDFFSPAANVKMNQDDADLGSGAPIAIPDGYGTSAHPHLMVQTGKDGHIYLLDRDALGGMAQGVNGTDAVVDTAGPYNGVWGRSAFLGTTQGGYVYQVENKGYLRASKLVPNSSGGVKLASVGTSTGTFGYTSGSPVVTSSGTDGSSALVWVIYTDNNTGANAQLRAYRAIPDSTGKLAQVFSAPIGTASKFTSPATNSGKVYVGTRDGHVLGFGIPTKAAVGSTSGDLGQVAVGASSTTTVTITATRAVTISSVTTSAPFGIGSVALPKALASGASLGIPVTFAPTTTGESDGTLTVKTSDGETVLLGVHGIGTKDGLGATPTSLAFSNVPTGTVSQQTVNIVNTGTTAVSVTGVTLPADASLVTDPTTVPAIGSTIQPLASVPVSIAFKPTVAASITDSITVTSNLGGVTVPIAATSISGASHLQVPASLDFGDVAVGTSSTRSFQIQNTGNIPMTITKAKAPQGVFTTTTPVSEGLTIPPGDSVFQSVTFTPTAFGQAGTADTYYLITADDGSGAQEVMLTGNGIDDPVAAYAAKIGAGRWASPLGQALTAEYSVGTGTCQDYTSGIICWSPTTGAHEVHGAIYTRYAAAGGPRGYLGFPTTDETKTPDGIGAYNHFSGSSGGSIYWTSALGAHEVHGAIRARWAASGWEKGPLGYPTTDELGTPDGVGRYNHFNGSGGASIYWSPKTGAHSIQGAIRAKWAEKGWERGPLGYPTTDESKTPDGVGRYNHFNGSGGASIFWSPTTGAHSIRGAIRAEWAASGWEHGPLGYPITDEKGTPDGSGRYNHFSKGASIYWTPWTGAHSVLGAIRATWASMGWERSWLGYPTSDEYSVPVGRAEDFESGSLTWSASTGRVNAAG